AAGCTTTCAGATAAAGCTGGGTTGAAGTTTGATAGTGATGCTGCTCAAAAAATGACTGGATATAGCGGGCTGGGATTGTATGGGAGAAAGGAAGGAGTGATTAGCAGTGAGGTGATAAAGGCAGATGTAAGTGTGGGCGGTACTACTGATCACAACCAGGTGATCTTAATTGAGCCAACAAACAGTAGCAAGCTTGGGTTTGAATACATGAAGCATTTTAAGGTGATTGTTTCAGTAAAAGACAGGATGCTTGCCTTGAAAAAGATAGAGGACTTTCAATATACAGATATGTTGCTGAAGTTTGGATTTTTGATAGGGATTGATAAGGGCGGGTATGTGATAACGAAGAAAAATGTGAGCAGGATGGATGTGGAGATAGGTGATAAGGTGATTTCGGTAAATGAGCAGGCATTAGGAGATCTTTGTGATATTAATAAGGTAAAGGAACTCATTGAGAAAACGGAGGTAGCACCCGGCTTATTGATAGAAAGAGGTAGACAGCGGTTAAGGATCAGCCAATAAATTACAGGTAGGCTGGAGATTGACTTTTAGTGCACCCATACATATATTAGGCCCTATGTATGCGGCGCCAGCCTATTCAATCCTGAATCCAAACACTGCACCTTAAATCAATCCAGTTTCCTTCAATCGTTCAAACGCGATTAACACCCCCGGCACCTGGTGCTCCTCCTTCCCATACATCTCTGAATCAAAATACTTCAGCGCCCCTATCTCCGCCGAAGGCACAATTTCCTGCTTCAGTTCATGCAAAAAACAATCCTGTTCCATCATCAGATCTACTTCCCCAAATGCCGGCGCTGTAATATGATAATACCACTTTAGCTCTTCCTCCGGAATCGAAATATTCAACTCCTCCTCCACTTCCCTTCTTACCGCCTGCAAAGCAGTTTCCCCGGCATCAATCTTGCCGCCAGGTAAATACCA
This window of the Chitinophaga sancti genome carries:
- a CDS encoding NUDIX hydrolase — its product is MKRIHTAGLVVVKDRKLLLGFSKNKGAWYLPGGKIDAGETALQAVRREVEEELNISIPEEELKWYYHITAPAFGEVDLMMEQDCFLHELKQEIVPSAEIGALKYFDSEMYGKEEHQVPGVLIAFERLKETGLI